The genomic stretch AACTCTGAATGGCCCGCGTGAAATTCTGTGAGGCAAAACAGTAGATAAGCGGGTCGAGACAGCAGTTTGCTGAGGACAGAATAAATGAGACATAGTGTGCGGTCTCAACTTGCAAAAGAAGATTACAGTGAGTTGGAAAGTATTTCTTGACCACGACCCAAATTGTGCGGACCACGGTCATGGGCATAAAACACAATCCAAAGATCACCAAACAAACAGCTACCATTTTGCGTGATTTTCTCTTTATGAGCTGGCCTTTTTGCTGGAAGACATTAATGCCGGACACAGACCTCGCCAGGCAGCTGTAGCaaaacacagacactgtaaatgGAATCAGGAATCCTGGAATTAGTAAAACGAAGTTAATGACAAAAAACACCTCGACGTTTTGTTCCTGGTGGACGCTAAGACGTAGCGTACAGTGTCCCACTGGGCTTGTGTCCAGAACAGAACCACACACGACTCCATTTACCAGCAGGAAAACCCAAACTACTGCACAAAGCTTCTTCACAAAGTCCTTTTGTTTCATACGGGAGTTCTGACTGTGGTAGACCACCAGTACGTATCGGTGCACACTGATGAGAGTAAGAAACAGGATACTGCCATACAAGTGAACAATCAACACCACAGTTTTGATGCGACACAGTAGATTTCCGAAAGGCCAGTGTCCTTCCAGGAAATAATAGGCTGTAATAAAGGGTGCCAGTGGACACATGGTGATGTCACTGATGGCCAAGTGGAACTGGAGAAATGTTCCAGACCTCCACTCAGGTATGCGGTACATGAAGACCCACATGCTGAAGATGTTCAGAAAAAGTCCAAGCAAAAGGAACAAGCAGATCAGAACAGCAATGGTAACTCCTACAGGATACGGCACAGCTATATTACCTCCAGTTGTGTTCAAATGAGAGCAGCGTACATTATTTGTGCTATTCATCTACAAAAATCAAAAGAAAAAGTGTTACAGCAACAAAGTGAGATGCATATGTGCTAActgaccactttattaggaatacCATACTAATGTTGGCTAGGACTCTACTAATAAAATCAGATCTAGTTCTTGTGGGCCTGTACCCACTTTACTTGGCTTATGTGTGATCTCTGCATAGAAATTCAatagtttaattattttatctgTTGTATTTGGTACAAACAACCATGCCAAGGTCAAAGTCACTTATTTCACTTTTTTCCCCATTCAGTATAATGGGGAAATTGATGTAAGCATTAACTAGACCTCTTGACTCATGTCTGTAGAATTTAATGCGCTTGTGTCACTGCTACATGACTGTTCGATTAGACACTTTCATGAATGCTcagatgttcctaataaagtggccggtGAGCATGTGAGTCAGTGACATATATAGCTTTTTGTCTTCAATCCTAAGCAATATACAACACTTCGCTTGTGATGAATAAACCTAAATATGAGcccaattccaaaaaatgttggcAATTGGGACTCtaggtaaaacaaaaaaagagagaatgCAATATTTTACAGTTGAGTTTTTGGCACAAAGTTGAGTTTTTAGTTAAAATATTCCCAATTAGATTAAATTTTGGATTTAAAGGGAATTTCAAAATATATGAATTAACAGTGTTGttgaaatacatttgtaaatgcCTCACCCACTTTTTCCCCAaaacatatttttggtcattgTGGCAAAATAACTGACTGTGTGTCACCTGACCACTAGATTCTCCTTCAGATTCAGGGGGGCTGATTTAGAGTAGCTCGTATTTTAtgaggcaacagtttaggacTTCTTCCCAACATTGACAAGAAGGCCacaggttttttttacattccaaATGTCTGTACCAATTATCTTGATTTATGATATAAAGGCtttcaagcttttttttctttgtaatgCCCATGAATTAGGCTATCtaatgcagtcaaactagctctTTTTATATAGGTACAGACATTTAATCATAAACAGGAAAATATGAGGCCACGCTACAAAGGTTGGTGACATGTTAAAACTTTCTGCTACCTACTCTAATACATGGCTGTATGGATATTTGAGATTtgatattttgtttaaaaaacttttaaaacaattatatCATATAGTATTATCCATGTAAATGGCCTGTATTCTAtttgaaatatattttacaGAAATATTTACTGTTATAACAGCTATAACAGATAGAAAATGCATATCATACTGTATGTAttaaatatgatttttaaacaaccaTTTAAACACATCTAGTCATTAACCTATTTACATaaggattatttaaaatacttacAGTTTGAAACAGCTCTGAGGTGAGATGCTTAATGATTTTGAGCCCTCACTAAACTGACTTCCTGTCTGCTTAGCATACTTTCATGTTCATAAATAGACACGGGCTAAAGATGTTAATGTTAAAGTGAGATTGACGTAACTACTGCTATTACGCTCTAAAGATCCGATTTGCTTGGTAGTTCCTTCTAACAGTAACTGTGCTTCAATCCTAAAAGATAACTGTTGTTTTATATTTGGCAAAATgtctcactaaacatttacctGTGTATATGCCAAAATCTTATAGGTGCAGATATGCCGTTTTCTATTGCTCCAAGGTTACATTACTGATGCACTCAGTGTTGTCAACAATAGCAGCATGATGGAAAAGGTTTTACATAGTGAAATAATGTCCAACATTATCCTCCAAAATCCTGTGGAAAGACCCAGAAACGTGAAgcctgttatagccacaaaggtgcttatggttttgaaatagaatGCCTTGATATGTTAGTAATACATATCACAATTCTATTCCAACTGATCCCAATTCTGCATAAGCAAGCAAAACCACCTGAAACAGCTGGTATTGCACACAAGGTTAAGGTTCACATGTTCAGAAACCCTGTCAAACACCTAAATACTCACTTCTCCTCCAAGTGCAAAATTTGTGATGCACACAAGTTACAGACAGTTTTAAAGGACACGAGGGGTTGACCTGAGTATTACTCACTACTGTGAATAAAATGCAGCTGTTTCACAGAGTTATTTTTAGTCTGTTGACCAATGCAgacatttttattagttttcttaaaccactttatcctggtcagggttgcggtgggtgtaATGCAAGAAAACACCTTGAACACAACgccacactcacacatttaatGACTCACTCACAAGTGGCGCAGCACAGTCAGTACCCTTCTGCAtctggtagcttagtggtttgGTACTTggctagtaatcataaggttgctggttttagCACCaccattgccactgttgggcccctgagaaatGCCCTTAATGCCCatttgcttgaactgtattcacTGATAATTgtgagttgctttggataaaagcgtctgttaaatgcttcaaatgtaaatgtaatgtatccTCAAGGGATGGGAGGAAATTGGACTACTTGGAGGAAACCAATGCAGACACAAGCAGAACATGCACAAAGCCTGAAATACAGCAAATCATTTAATGACAAAACCCGACCACCTAGAGTTTGTGCAAGCAAGTGTAACAAAAGCGTGAATGTAATTTTGGGATAAATGACATTTATGGTTTTTGTACTTTTGGGTGACTTCTAATGACAAATCAGTGACATTTGCACAAAAAGTCCTGAAATCTACTGTAACACATTTTAGATACACGTTAAATAATGGTACTAAGACTATGGAGCAGGCTTCCTCAGTAGAATGCAGAGCAGTTGGCAGGGGACATAAGCATAACtgattttctatatattttacAAGAATGTTGAACTGAATCTAATTTTGATATATCACATTATAATTTGAGCCAAGggtacaggaaaaaaaaacagtgcttAAATGGCACAGTGGTACATTAAGCTAACCCAacaaccactgagatccaggatCAAATCCCTAGTGGGGAAGGTGGGGGGTGCAATGGTAAAAAATcagaattaacaaaaaaaatatttacagaaaaaTGAAAATTGTGATCAGTGCCATTTTAGAATACTCACTTCATGTGCAGCTCATCAAAAATCAAGCACAACGATTTGATGCAATGTGACCTTAAACGGTACAACCTTTAATTTGTACATTTGAGATCACACAGCACTATACATAGCTCTACAAGAACAGTCCAGGGGAATTCTGGTTACTCGGTTGCCAGGTTTTTTGCACATCTAGGTTTCTAGTGTTGCATTTTACTTTTGTGTTTTCAATTCCTGCTTGTGTTTACACTGGGGCAGTACCTAAGTAACCTGCTTCCTATTACACAGAGGAAGTGCCAACATGTTTAACAGTGAAACTGAATTTAACGATTAGTGCTGTTAACAGTTTAAAATAAGATTTTCTGTTATAATGATTTTGGGGTCTAACTCAGCCAACAGTAAAGCTGCTGATATAACCCAACAACTATTTTAccttaaatgtgtttttgatgccaaatttattttatttttttcatatgcaaagtttataaagacatggattGAGGAGCTGGACCTCAACTctattaaaaatcttttttttttcctgtcgGCTGCTCCCCTATACAGTATAtgggtcgccacagcggattAAACTATGATTTATCCATGTAAATGAAACCTGATCAGGAATACTCTTTAAATGACCATTacacatttacttattaattttatttacaactGGGCTTGCTACAAATGCAAATCTACACCATACACAATaacagtactgtacataaagtaTCACTTTGAACTGATTAAACTAGagcacaataataaaatattcatatcAAAATAAGCACTGGCCACAAAATTGCCAAtctgaagcaaaaaaaaaaaaaaactgcttgtAAAATGAGTTCTGGAATAGTTGCGGTAATAATCAAAACAGATGCTACATACAGCTTTTTTTAATCAGTCTAATCAGTTTAGGCAGACTACAACCTGTGTACAAACAAGTTTAGTTGCTAGGTTGGTTCAGTGAGGAATGCTGGGTGTGGTGGGGACAGTGACAGGGTGCAGGCCCAGATCCAAGGTTGGGGCTTCCTCGGGCTCAGGTGGGGTCCTCTTAGAGGCCTCTACCTTCTCCACCAGCTGTGTGTACAGCTCCTTTACTGGTTCACTGCTCTGTAAACATTAATACAAATCATCATTACTATACAGTGTGGaaccaaaaaatatagaatCACTCAGACAGAGGTGAAGTTAGGAGAGAAAAGAATTATGCAATTTGTTGATGGTTATCCTGACTTAATTTCTTAAAAagtctgaaataaaaaaaaggcaaAGATTAAAACAGACATTCAGCTGTAATTAATTAGATTAATCAATCAAACCTTTCCGGAAATATCCCACTTTAATAACCTTCAAGCCAGAAATAAGCAGAAAAAATAATCTTACATACACTGTAACGCAGAAATGATGCCTTATGTAACCTTTAAATATCTACCACAATGACCTTTAAATGCTCCTCTAAAATAACCTTGGTACAAGGAGGGCAAGCAAAAGCAAAACATTCCTACTAATTatggtaaaataaatgtataatatatataattatatgttATTTACCTGTTTGGGTGGCTCTAATGTTTTCAGTAGTCCTTCCATAGAGGACGGGTGTACTTTCTGGTGGAGGTGGTTTAATAACCGCAGTGCATGTCTGTGCACATTCTCCTTACTGCAAATTATTGTTGGCACAAACGTAAGACAGCATGAAACAacatgcacatacagtgtatcacaaaagtgagtacacccctcacatttctgcagatatttaagtatatcttttcatgggacaacactgacaaaatgacactttgacacaatgaaaagtagtctgtgtgcagcttatataacagtgtaaatttattcttccctcaaaataactccatatacagccattaatgtctaaaccaccggcaacaaaagtgagtacacccctaagagacaacacccctaaatgtccaaattgagcactgcttgtcattttccatccaaaatgtcatgtgatttgttagtgttactaggtctcaggtgtgcatagggagaaggtgtgttcaatttagtagtacagctctcacactctctcatactggtcactgaaagttccaacatggcacctcatggcaaagaactctctgaggatcttaaaagacgaattgttgcgctacatgaagatggccaaggctacaagaagattgccaacaccctgaaactgagctgcagcacagtggccaagatcatccagcgttttaaaagagcagggtccactcagaacagacctcgcgttggtcgtccaaagaagctgagtgcacgtgctcagcgtcacatccaactgctgtctttgaaagataggcgcaggagtgctgtcagcattgctgcagagattgaaaaggtggggggtcagcctgtcagtgctcagaccatacgccgcacactacatcaaattggtctgcatggctgtcaccccagaaggaagcctcttctgaagtctctacacaagaaagcccgcaaacagtttgctgaagacatgtcaacaaaggacatggattactggaaccatgtcctatggtctgatgagaccaagattaatttgtttggttcagatggtctcaagcatgtgtggcggcaatcaggtgaggagtacaaagataagtgtgtcatgcctacagtcaagcatggtggtgggaatgccatggtctggggctgcataagtgcagcaggtgttggggagttacatttcattgagggacacatgaactccaatatgtactgtgaaatactgaagcagagcatgatcccctccctccggaaactgggtcgcagggcagtgttccagcatgataatgaccccaaacacacctctaagacgaccactgctttattgaagaggctgagggtaaaggtgatggactggccaagcatgtctccagacctaaacccaatagaacatctttggggcatcctcaagcggaaggtgaaggagcgcaaagtctcgaatatccgccacctccgtgatgtcgtcatggaggagtggaaaagcattccagtggcaacctgtgaagctctggtaaactccatgcccaggagagttaaggcagttctgggaaataatggtggccacacaaaatattgacacttcaggaactttcactaaggggtgtactcacttttgttgccggtggtttagacattaatggctgtatatggagttattttgagggaagaataaatttacactgttatataagctgcacacagactacttttcattgtgtcaaagtgtcattttgtcagtgttgtcccatgaaaagatatacttaaatatctgcagaaatgtgaggggtgtactcacttttgtgatacactgtacatacaaatatacatatataaatgtgtctgtgtgttgtcAATTTATCTTGTATAAAGCAATAAGAATTGTACAATGTCACAttctacagtaaataaatattctttctGCCTCTCTAGTATATTCACCAATAATCCCAGATTTACCTATATTATTTCAAAGACACGTTACCCAATAGTTGAGCTAGAAATGACTAAAGGAAGTACTCTCTAAGTACATAAGCTCAATCGTTATAATACTGGCCTGGAGGAGGAGGTGATAAGGAAGTGGTCGAATACTGTAATGCAGAACTCCTCATTGCCGAAGTCTTCAGACAGAAGTGTCAGATGACCCATCAGCAGATGAAGGAAAATGTCTCCAAAAGCCATGTCATTGTAGGTCTCCACTGTAAGACACGCACATGTAGATCAAACACCAGCCACTAGAGGGAAACCATATTTCTTTTGATTCTTATTTTAAAATCCAGAATGTGggatttgttcattcttttgaactgcacaaaaatacaaaaaaatgtaaCTTCTTTGTTTTGTCTGACCAACATGCttgaattttgtaaatataaactaatgtgatgcctgcaaaacctataaaaaaaactggaacggtgcaaaataagagtaaaaagtccTTGGTTATTTCTGCAAAACTATGTCAGGCCTTATTCTGCACatgtgctacaacagcatggctttatagacacagagtgcaagtgcttgactggcctgcctgcagcccagGTCTGTTTCCTTTTGAAAATGTATGACACGTCATTAAGAGGAGAACCTGGAGAGTGATGAAGACTATTCAGCAGGTAAATTCTCATATCAAACATA from Trichomycterus rosablanca isolate fTriRos1 chromosome 21, fTriRos1.hap1, whole genome shotgun sequence encodes the following:
- the LOC134335707 gene encoding lysophosphatidic acid receptor 6-like; protein product: MNSTNNVRCSHLNTTGGNIAVPYPVGVTIAVLICLFLLLGLFLNIFSMWVFMYRIPEWRSGTFLQFHLAISDITMCPLAPFITAYYFLEGHWPFGNLLCRIKTVVLIVHLYGSILFLTLISVHRYVLVVYHSQNSRMKQKDFVKKLCAVVWVFLLVNGVVCGSVLDTSPVGHCTLRLSVHQEQNVEVFFVINFVLLIPGFLIPFTVSVFCYSCLARSVSGINVFQQKGQLIKRKSRKMVAVCLVIFGLCFMPMTVVRTIWVVVKKYFPTHCNLLLQVETAHYVSFILSSANCCLDPLIYCFASQNFTRAIQSSLRKIGIQSVRKNADDKIEHDSGLTTINNPTGLTLNRDMITTTHL